A genome region from Brassica oleracea var. oleracea cultivar TO1000 chromosome C2, BOL, whole genome shotgun sequence includes the following:
- the LOC106326615 gene encoding uncharacterized protein LOC106326615 encodes MGRKTWCWFMNNNIRHIKTLIRYEVKEEEAALIFPKDPPWFKAWMVPVMMIFVFFIVAVVGICRRCRNCRRGENSPSIHPISQTT; translated from the coding sequence ATGGGAAGAAAAACATGGTGTTGGTTTATGAACAACAATATAAGACACATAAAAACTTTGATAAGGTACGAAGTTAAAGAAGAAGAAGCTGCATTGATCTTCCCAAAAGATCCTCCATGGTTCAAGGCATGGATGGTTCCAGTGATGATGATTTTTGTTTTCTTTATCGTCGCTGTTGTAGGAATTTGTCGACGTTGTCGAAATTGTCGCCGTGGTGAAAATTCTCCCAGCATCCATCCTATCTCGCAGACCACATAA
- the LOC106324119 gene encoding RNA-directed DNA polymerase homolog, with protein sequence MHRDRSQPLKKNLHAFAWAAEDMPEIDINITCHELNIDPTFKPVKQKRRKLGPKRTTAVNDKVKKLLKVGSITEVRYPDWLSNPVVGKKKNGKWRGCICFTDPNKACPKDSFPLSHIDRLVEATVGNELLSFMDAFSGYNQIMMNPDDHEKTTFITDRGTYCYKVMPFGLRNAGATYQRLVNQMFSEQLGKTIEVYIDDMLVKSLHAEDHVSHLEECFT encoded by the coding sequence ATGCATCGAGATCGGAGCCAACCTCTAAAAAAGAATCTCCATGCGTTCGCCTGGGCTGCGGAAGACATGCCAGAGATTGACATCAACATAACCTGCCACGAGCTGAATATCGATCCAACCTTCAAACCAGTCAAACAGAAAAGACGAAAGTTGGGACCAAAGCGCACTACAGCGGTGAATGACAAAGTAAAAAAACTGCTTAAAGTCGGATCGATAACAGAAGTAAGGTACCCAGACTGGCTTTCCAACCCTGTAGTGGGCAAGAAGAAAAACGGAAAGTGGCGAGGCTGTATTTGCTTTACTGACCCTAACAAAGCCTGTCCAAAGGATAGCTTCCCCTTATCACACATCGATCGATTGGTCGAAGCAACAGTGGGAAACGAACTCTTATCCTTCATGGATGCCTTTTCGGGTTACAATCAAATTATGATGAACCCCGACGATCACGAAAAAACTACATTTATTACAGATCGCGGAACTTATTGCTACAAGGTGATGCCCTTCGGCCTCAGAAACGCCGGCGCAACTTATCAACGACTCGTGAACCAGATGTTCTCCGAACAACTCGGCAAAACTATCGAGGTCTATATCGACGACATGCTCGTCAAATCCCTCCATGCGGAAGATCACGTGTCTCATCTTGAGGAATGTTTCACGTGA